The following are from one region of the Planktothrix sp. FACHB-1365 genome:
- a CDS encoding COP23 domain-containing protein: MSRSRFRPSLLGLVSLSITLSLMGYPTEVKAQPTSNNSRSQWLSLPSLRDLLQLRRNAEQSQQPIQVSPPNSTQTPPPQTLPPTSNPPIPQVEVETGETEIARFRCEVIGGQYTVMYYPVSQPNQGYAWAVPSNMGGGWTPERRCSEISRRLESYRPDGLSELSTAIENGYNTLCATTEDVPQCRIVLTVPPGEDPLFVRDRIFQNLVIADSGQSTQGVYTLVDEKSTGDVIRGVLGGSRNRQGIPLRQFLDPTDGGTGSRLNPRYFPK, encoded by the coding sequence ATGTCTCGTTCACGATTTCGCCCATCCTTACTCGGACTCGTAAGTTTATCCATTACCCTATCACTAATGGGTTATCCAACCGAAGTTAAGGCTCAACCCACCTCGAATAATTCGCGTTCTCAGTGGCTAAGTTTACCCAGTTTAAGGGATTTACTGCAACTCCGCCGCAACGCCGAGCAATCCCAACAACCCATTCAGGTTTCCCCCCCCAATTCCACACAAACCCCTCCCCCTCAAACCCTTCCCCCTACCTCAAACCCTCCTATTCCTCAAGTGGAAGTCGAAACTGGGGAAACAGAGATTGCGCGGTTTCGATGTGAAGTGATTGGCGGTCAATATACCGTCATGTATTATCCAGTCAGTCAACCCAATCAAGGCTATGCTTGGGCCGTTCCCAGTAATATGGGGGGAGGATGGACGCCCGAACGCCGTTGCTCCGAAATTAGTCGCCGTTTAGAGTCCTATCGTCCCGATGGGTTATCTGAACTGAGTACAGCGATTGAAAACGGTTATAATACGTTGTGCGCCACAACCGAAGATGTGCCTCAATGTCGGATTGTGTTAACGGTTCCTCCTGGGGAAGATCCCTTATTTGTGCGTGATCGCATTTTCCAAAACTTGGTTATTGCGGATAGTGGTCAAAGCACCCAAGGCGTTTATACCCTTGTCGATGAAAAAAGCACCGGAGACGTTATTCGAGGGGTGTTAGGTGGTTCTCGAAATCGTCAAGGAATTCCCCTGCGTCAATTCCTCGATCCCACCGACGGGGGCACTGGATCACGTTTGAACCCCCGTTATTTTCCGAAGTAG
- a CDS encoding sulfotransferase — protein sequence MNKTPDFIIIGAMKCATSTLHEQLALQPGIFMSQLKEPNFFSNDEEYEKGWNWYLSHFESAPVDAFCGESSTHYTKLPTYPETIQRIQHHLPKAKFIYVMRHPIDRLVSQYIHEWTQKVITEEINLALKNHPELIDYSCYMMQLQPYFETFGQDRVLPIFFERMLSYPQAELERVCEFIGYPQKPIWNFELEAQNVSTERMRKSAWRDFLVETPGLRELRRLLVPKSFRTWVRSWWAMKQKPELTPENHENLRLIFNSDLAVLGSKLGIELSCDNFKSVVKNQAFNWV from the coding sequence ATGAATAAAACCCCTGATTTTATTATTATTGGCGCGATGAAATGTGCCACCAGTACCCTACATGAACAGTTGGCTTTACAACCCGGAATTTTTATGAGTCAACTCAAAGAACCTAATTTTTTTAGTAACGATGAGGAGTATGAAAAAGGCTGGAATTGGTATCTATCCCATTTTGAATCTGCACCTGTAGATGCCTTCTGTGGAGAATCTAGTACCCATTACACGAAATTACCCACTTATCCTGAAACCATTCAACGAATTCAGCACCATTTACCCAAGGCTAAATTTATTTATGTGATGCGACATCCGATTGATCGATTAGTGTCTCAATATATTCATGAATGGACACAAAAGGTGATCACAGAGGAAATTAATCTTGCTCTGAAAAACCATCCTGAATTAATTGATTATAGTTGCTATATGATGCAGCTTCAACCCTATTTTGAAACCTTTGGTCAAGATCGGGTATTACCAATTTTCTTTGAACGAATGCTTTCTTATCCCCAAGCGGAATTAGAACGGGTTTGTGAGTTTATTGGTTATCCCCAAAAGCCGATTTGGAACTTTGAACTAGAAGCCCAAAATGTCTCGACTGAACGTATGAGAAAAAGTGCTTGGCGGGATTTTTTAGTGGAAACTCCGGGTCTTCGAGAATTGCGACGTTTATTGGTTCCTAAATCTTTTCGGACTTGGGTTAGAAGTTGGTGGGCGATGAAGCAAAAACCAGAACTCACGCCAGAAAATCATGAGAATTTGCGATTAATTTTTAACTCAGATTTAGCTGTTTTAGGGTCTAAATTAGGAATAGAATTATCCTGTGATAATTTTAAATCCGTTGTCAAAAATCAAGCTTTTAATTGGGTTTAA
- a CDS encoding glycosyltransferase: MSSIGLVAIGRNEGERLRKCLSSIIGSVDNAVYVDSGSTDNSVEIARSLGVDVIELDLSIPFTAARARNTGFEFLLQKNPELNYIQFVDGDCEIVAGWLNTAQQKLDENPNIGVVCGRRRERYPDASIYNRLCDIEWNTPIGETKACGGDAMMRVEAVQQVSGFNPQLIAGEEPELCVRLRQKGWKIERLEAEMTLHDAQMTRFSQWWKRHLRAGYAYAEGAYLHGKPPENHWVRESRSILLWGLMIPILALILILPTHESSLILFLAYPLLIYKTYRYSKTRGFSSSDSALYALSCIASKFPGLVGQIKFYFNQTLGKSNPLIEYK, translated from the coding sequence TTGAGTAGTATTGGATTAGTCGCCATTGGACGCAATGAAGGTGAACGGTTACGGAAATGTTTATCTTCCATCATCGGAAGCGTTGACAATGCAGTTTATGTTGATTCCGGTTCAACAGATAATTCTGTGGAAATAGCGAGATCCCTGGGTGTAGATGTTATAGAATTAGACTTATCTATACCCTTTACCGCAGCACGGGCTAGAAACACAGGTTTTGAATTTTTACTTCAGAAAAATCCTGAATTAAATTATATTCAATTTGTAGATGGTGACTGCGAAATTGTAGCGGGATGGTTAAACACAGCCCAACAAAAATTAGATGAAAATCCTAATATTGGGGTGGTGTGTGGACGACGACGAGAACGGTATCCTGATGCGTCAATTTATAACCGTCTTTGTGATATTGAGTGGAATACTCCTATTGGTGAAACTAAAGCTTGTGGTGGAGATGCCATGATGCGCGTAGAAGCGGTTCAACAAGTCTCTGGATTTAACCCCCAATTAATCGCAGGAGAAGAACCGGAATTGTGCGTTAGGCTACGACAAAAAGGATGGAAAATTGAGCGTTTAGAGGCAGAAATGACCCTCCATGATGCTCAAATGACTCGGTTTAGTCAATGGTGGAAACGCCATTTAAGAGCAGGTTACGCCTATGCAGAAGGAGCTTATTTACATGGAAAACCACCGGAAAACCATTGGGTGAGAGAAAGCCGTAGTATTTTGTTATGGGGGTTAATGATTCCTATCTTGGCTTTAATTTTAATATTACCAACCCATGAATCGAGCTTGATTTTATTTTTAGCTTATCCTTTATTAATTTATAAAACCTATCGCTATTCTAAAACCAGAGGATTTTCGAGTTCAGATTCTGCTTTGTACGCCCTGTCATGTATTGCTTCAAAATTTCCGGGATTAGTCGGACAAATCAAGTTTTATTTTAATCAAACCCTAGGAAAATCTAACCCCTTAATTGAATATAAGTAA
- the crtR gene encoding beta-carotene hydroxylase, translating into MSEASKPLTVPKEYLTPEGGFNTTLLMFFVAVALVIYSTLGYWRWGWPDWCCFLINVLALHLSGTVIHDASHNSAHKNRILNAVLGHGSALMLGFAFPVFTRVHIQHHCHVNDPDNDPDHFVSTGGPLWLIAARFFYHEVFFFKRKLWKKYELLEWFLSRLFVVTIVSISIHYGFLDYILNFWFCPALVVGIALGLFFDYLPHRPFQERNRWKNARVYPSPILNLLILGQNYHLIHHLWPSIPWYYYKPTYEFMKPLLDEKGSPQTLGILEGKKDFWSFLYDVFLGIRFHSRKSSTDN; encoded by the coding sequence ATGTCGGAGGCAAGCAAGCCACTGACAGTCCCCAAAGAATACCTCACCCCAGAGGGTGGTTTTAACACTACGCTACTGATGTTTTTCGTCGCAGTAGCTCTGGTGATCTATTCCACGTTGGGATACTGGCGTTGGGGTTGGCCAGACTGGTGTTGTTTTTTGATTAATGTTTTGGCACTGCACCTTTCCGGGACAGTGATTCATGACGCATCCCATAATTCTGCTCACAAAAACCGCATTCTCAACGCGGTGTTAGGACATGGTAGTGCTTTAATGTTAGGGTTCGCTTTTCCTGTGTTTACACGGGTGCATATCCAACATCACTGCCACGTTAATGATCCAGACAATGATCCCGATCATTTTGTTTCCACAGGTGGGCCTCTGTGGTTAATCGCGGCACGGTTCTTTTACCATGAAGTGTTTTTCTTCAAACGCAAACTCTGGAAAAAGTATGAACTTCTGGAGTGGTTTTTGAGCCGCTTATTTGTGGTGACGATTGTTAGCATCTCGATTCATTATGGGTTTCTTGACTATATTCTAAACTTCTGGTTTTGTCCGGCTTTAGTCGTCGGGATAGCCTTGGGTTTATTCTTTGACTATTTACCCCATCGCCCTTTTCAAGAACGCAATCGTTGGAAAAATGCCAGGGTGTATCCAAGTCCGATTTTAAATCTGTTAATTTTGGGGCAAAATTACCATTTGATTCATCATTTATGGCCCTCTATTCCTTGGTATTATTACAAGCCAACTTATGAATTTATGAAACCCCTACTAGATGAAAAAGGTTCCCCCCAAACTTTAGGAATCCTAGAAGGGAAAAAAGACTTTTGGAGTTTTCTCTATGATGTCTTTTTAGGAATCCGTTTTCACTCTCGCAAATCCTCAACGGATAATTAA
- a CDS encoding ComEC/Rec2 family competence protein, which yields MNQTVIFILAFAYLLGLLVGAIPWVNYGILGLGIILALATALKQVYQQKQSRKARIQQFIKQKETRKDALTDPIEFAAKIPKPPRPKLPFWVWLLAGITAFLASVYLQIRTPQPATNDISQLILNSGNSQDLLITVRGEVGSIPRLTRSGRGQFWLNVNQVNEITNNNTPIAVSRDVKGLVYVTVPLLKATGLYPGESVAITGSLYQPQPPSNPGGFDFYNYLAQQGSFAGLRGRYISHDDSQPPPWGLWKIRQRITRAQAKLLGVPEGSLLSAMVLGRLAVDLPYDIRDTFVQVGLAHILAASGFQVSFLLGVILALTQRFSPQIRFILGLLTLLFYLGLTGISPSVLRATLMGLAVLIALLTQRQTKPLNVLLLVAILLLIVNPLWISDIGFQLSFLATLGLMVTVPPLMQRLNWMPPFFASLIAVPLAVMIWTLPLQLYIFKVLSPYSILVNIIASPLISIITLGGMASALVALFMPGFGSAISQVLHYPILGLIETADYFSHLPGNSIAVGSISLIQLITLYSLNLLIWGYFIWVNPQENPKILTSKKGWIPLLFAVTCAILIVVAPGWYTKTTQFQATILGTPKEPILVIEEKGKVTLINSGSQNTAQFVVLPFLNAQGVNEIQGSVATHPQLGLSIGWPFILENVPIKRFYDNPAPKKTYQATNDVILKALAQQKGAYVPLILRQPVMLGSVKLELLNPQPPIIRFEMGQNIWTLLGETSINDQKQLMESQSLTPTQVLWWSGEPLSPEILSVFKPKIAIASSNSIDPKTVQILSQQQTQIFWTGRDGAIRWTPTQGFETTLDFDETDGSLL from the coding sequence ATGAATCAAACGGTGATTTTTATTCTGGCTTTTGCTTATCTCTTAGGTTTGCTAGTAGGTGCAATCCCTTGGGTAAATTATGGAATATTAGGGTTAGGAATTATATTAGCACTTGCGACAGCCCTGAAACAAGTTTATCAGCAAAAACAATCGCGAAAAGCTAGAATTCAACAGTTTATTAAACAAAAAGAAACCCGCAAAGATGCTCTCACTGACCCGATTGAATTTGCTGCAAAAATCCCTAAACCTCCTCGTCCTAAACTGCCCTTTTGGGTGTGGTTATTAGCCGGAATCACCGCTTTTTTAGCCAGTGTTTATTTACAAATTAGAACCCCTCAACCAGCGACAAATGATATTAGTCAATTAATTCTTAATAGCGGGAATAGCCAAGATTTATTAATTACGGTTCGCGGAGAAGTGGGTAGTATTCCCCGGTTAACTCGTTCAGGACGGGGACAATTTTGGTTAAACGTAAATCAAGTTAATGAAATTACAAATAATAATACTCCGATTGCTGTTAGTCGAGATGTGAAGGGTTTAGTTTATGTGACTGTTCCTTTATTAAAAGCAACGGGGTTATATCCGGGAGAAAGTGTTGCGATTACCGGAAGTTTATATCAACCTCAACCCCCTTCAAACCCAGGGGGATTTGATTTTTATAACTATCTGGCTCAACAAGGATCTTTTGCTGGATTGCGGGGACGTTATATTAGTCATGATGATAGTCAACCTCCCCCTTGGGGATTGTGGAAAATTCGCCAACGCATTACACGCGCTCAAGCTAAATTATTAGGAGTTCCTGAAGGTTCGCTACTGAGTGCGATGGTATTAGGCCGTTTAGCGGTTGATTTACCTTACGATATTCGAGATACGTTTGTTCAAGTTGGACTCGCTCATATTCTAGCAGCTTCAGGATTTCAAGTTTCATTTTTATTGGGAGTTATTTTAGCTCTTACTCAAAGATTTTCTCCCCAAATTCGATTTATTTTAGGATTATTAACGCTTCTGTTTTACTTGGGTTTAACGGGGATTTCACCTTCTGTTTTACGAGCAACGTTAATGGGATTAGCGGTATTAATTGCCCTTTTAACCCAACGTCAAACTAAACCCTTAAATGTATTATTACTGGTAGCTATATTATTATTAATTGTTAACCCCCTTTGGATATCGGATATCGGATTTCAACTGAGTTTTTTAGCCACATTGGGATTAATGGTCACAGTTCCTCCCTTAATGCAACGGTTAAATTGGATGCCTCCCTTTTTCGCTTCTTTAATCGCCGTTCCTTTAGCCGTCATGATTTGGACATTACCCCTACAACTCTACATTTTTAAAGTTTTATCGCCCTATAGTATTCTGGTTAATATTATTGCTTCTCCTCTGATTTCAATTATTACATTAGGAGGTATGGCAAGTGCCTTAGTCGCTTTATTCATGCCGGGATTTGGAAGTGCGATTTCCCAAGTTCTTCATTATCCAATTTTAGGTTTAATTGAAACAGCCGATTATTTTAGTCACCTTCCCGGAAATTCTATTGCGGTGGGCAGTATTTCCCTAATACAATTGATTACCCTCTATAGTTTAAATCTTTTAATTTGGGGTTATTTTATCTGGGTGAATCCTCAAGAAAATCCCAAAATTTTGACTTCTAAAAAAGGCTGGATTCCTCTTTTATTTGCAGTGACTTGTGCTATATTAATAGTGGTTGCACCGGGTTGGTATACTAAAACAACCCAATTTCAAGCCACGATTCTCGGTACACCTAAAGAACCGATTTTAGTGATTGAAGAAAAAGGAAAAGTAACTTTAATTAATAGTGGAAGTCAGAACACAGCCCAATTTGTCGTTTTACCGTTTTTAAATGCTCAGGGTGTCAATGAAATTCAAGGGTCAGTTGCGACTCATCCCCAACTGGGTTTAAGTATTGGTTGGCCGTTTATTTTAGAGAATGTTCCGATTAAAAGATTTTACGATAATCCAGCCCCTAAAAAAACCTATCAAGCTACCAATGATGTCATTTTGAAAGCGTTAGCTCAACAAAAAGGAGCTTATGTTCCTTTAATATTACGTCAACCTGTGATGTTAGGTTCTGTGAAACTTGAATTATTAAATCCTCAGCCCCCAATCATTCGATTTGAAATGGGTCAAAACATTTGGACATTATTAGGAGAAACCTCTATTAATGACCAAAAACAGTTGATGGAAAGTCAAAGTTTAACCCCGACTCAGGTGTTGTGGTGGTCAGGAGAACCCTTAAGCCCAGAAATTTTATCTGTATTCAAGCCTAAAATAGCGATCGCTTCTTCTAATTCTATTGATCCTAAAACGGTACAAATCCTAAGTCAACAACAAACTCAAATCTTTTGGACGGGTCGAGATGGAGCTATTAGATGGACACCGACTCAAGGTTTTGAAACAACTTTAGATTTTGATGAAACAGATGGGTCTTTGCTTTAA
- a CDS encoding glycosyltransferase family 2 protein, producing MVSSPLITHSHPLIIVIVNYRTAFLTIDCLYSLVSEVQALPGTKVVVSDNASGDDSWTRIQAVIDQEKWGDWVSLIPLDHNGGYAFGNNAVIRPILQSDYPPSYFLLLNPDTIVRSGSLTKLVEFMEENPEIGIAGSRLEDPDGTPQRSAFRFHTLWGELDSGLRLGFVSKLLEKWVVAPPVSEQACQTDWVAGASMIVRRSVFETIGLIDEDYFMYYEEMDFCLQAKKAGWNCWYIPESRVVHLVGQSSGVTDTKSPPKRLPQYWFDSRRRYFIKNYGQLYAALTDMVWILSFLTWQVRRQLQNKPNSDPPQLLRDFIRYSVLLKGS from the coding sequence ATGGTTTCTTCACCCCTCATCACTCATTCCCATCCCCTAATAATTGTTATTGTTAATTATCGAACAGCTTTTCTAACAATTGATTGTCTATACTCGTTAGTGAGTGAAGTTCAAGCATTACCCGGTACAAAAGTTGTTGTTTCCGATAACGCTTCTGGAGATGATTCTTGGACTCGAATTCAAGCCGTTATAGACCAAGAAAAATGGGGAGATTGGGTTTCTTTAATTCCCTTAGACCATAATGGTGGTTACGCCTTTGGGAATAATGCCGTTATTCGCCCGATTTTACAATCTGATTATCCTCCTTCCTATTTTTTACTGCTCAATCCCGATACAATTGTGCGTTCCGGTTCCTTAACGAAGCTGGTAGAATTTATGGAGGAAAATCCTGAAATTGGCATCGCTGGAAGCCGTTTAGAAGACCCCGATGGCACCCCTCAACGTTCTGCATTTCGGTTCCATACCTTGTGGGGAGAATTAGATAGCGGACTGCGCTTAGGATTTGTTTCTAAATTATTAGAAAAATGGGTTGTTGCGCCTCCGGTTTCTGAACAGGCTTGTCAAACGGATTGGGTTGCGGGTGCGAGTATGATTGTCCGGCGTTCTGTTTTTGAAACCATTGGTTTAATTGATGAAGATTATTTTATGTATTATGAGGAGATGGACTTTTGTTTACAGGCGAAAAAAGCGGGTTGGAATTGTTGGTATATTCCCGAAAGTCGAGTGGTTCATCTGGTGGGACAAAGTTCTGGGGTAACTGATACGAAATCTCCCCCAAAACGCCTTCCTCAATATTGGTTTGATTCCCGTCGTCGCTATTTTATAAAAAATTATGGTCAACTTTATGCAGCCTTAACCGATATGGTTTGGATACTGAGTTTTCTGACCTGGCAAGTTCGTCGCCAACTGCAAAATAAACCCAATTCCGACCCTCCTCAACTTTTGAGGGATTTTATTCGTTATAGTGTTTTGCTCAAAGGAAGTTAA
- the pyk gene encoding pyruvate kinase, whose amino-acid sequence MQPQNLLHRTKIVATIGPATQKPDVLRALIEAGATTLRLNFSHNTHEDHQRSIRLIRQTAFELNQPVGILQDLQGPKIRLGKFENGSIILNRDDLFILTSEDVVGTQEISSVTYQPLADEVPEGAIILLDDGKVEMFVEKVEPAKGRLYCRVVVGGTLSNSKGVNFPGVYLSIKALTEKDRKDLMFGLDQGVDWVALSFVRNPQDVLEIKELIASAGKDVPVIAKIEKHEAIEQMEEILALCNGVMVARGDLGVELPAEDVPILQKRLILTANRMGIPVITATQMLDSMVNNPRPTRAEISDVANAILDGTDAVMLSNETAVGKYPVEAVATMARIAARIEQDGVTRNISKVEDTGRSIPNAISQAVGQISHQLNAAAIMTLTKTGSTARNVSKFRPQTQILAITPHVEVARQLSLVWGVKPLLVLDLPSADQTFQAAVTVAREKNLLADGDLVVTTAGTLQGVAGSTDLIKVEVVTAALGKGTAVGQGCVTGRARVARSAGELSDFNVGDILVTPQTSADFVDAMRKAVGVVTEADSLTSHAAIIGLRLGVPVIVGVKNATRMIRDGVILTLDMERGIVYSGATSGSLPDNTL is encoded by the coding sequence ATGCAACCGCAAAATCTACTGCACCGAACCAAAATAGTCGCTACAATTGGCCCTGCTACACAGAAGCCTGACGTTCTGCGCGCGTTGATTGAAGCGGGTGCAACGACTCTACGATTGAATTTTTCCCATAATACCCATGAGGATCATCAACGCAGTATTCGCTTGATTCGACAAACGGCCTTTGAACTCAACCAACCTGTCGGAATTTTACAAGACCTGCAAGGCCCAAAAATTCGATTGGGTAAATTTGAGAATGGTTCAATTATTCTCAACCGAGATGATTTGTTTATTCTCACCAGCGAGGATGTCGTCGGAACTCAGGAAATCTCCTCCGTAACTTATCAACCTTTAGCCGATGAAGTTCCAGAAGGGGCAATTATTCTCCTCGATGACGGTAAAGTTGAGATGTTCGTGGAGAAAGTTGAACCAGCAAAGGGACGCTTATATTGTCGTGTGGTCGTTGGCGGAACTCTTTCTAATAGTAAAGGGGTGAATTTTCCGGGGGTTTATCTGTCGATTAAAGCGTTGACAGAAAAAGACCGAAAAGACTTAATGTTTGGTTTAGATCAAGGAGTTGATTGGGTTGCTTTAAGTTTCGTCAGAAATCCCCAGGATGTATTAGAAATTAAAGAATTAATCGCCAGTGCAGGGAAAGATGTTCCCGTCATTGCCAAAATTGAAAAACATGAAGCCATTGAACAAATGGAAGAAATTCTGGCTTTGTGTAATGGCGTAATGGTAGCGCGAGGAGATTTAGGAGTAGAACTTCCGGCTGAAGATGTGCCGATATTACAAAAACGGTTAATTCTCACCGCTAACCGCATGGGAATTCCGGTGATTACCGCTACTCAGATGTTAGATAGCATGGTGAATAATCCCCGACCCACCCGTGCGGAAATTTCCGATGTCGCTAATGCGATTTTAGATGGTACTGATGCAGTGATGCTTTCTAATGAAACAGCCGTTGGCAAATATCCTGTAGAAGCAGTCGCAACTATGGCGCGAATTGCCGCCCGAATTGAACAAGATGGCGTCACCCGCAATATTTCTAAAGTTGAAGATACCGGACGTTCTATTCCTAATGCGATTAGTCAAGCTGTTGGGCAAATTTCCCATCAGTTGAATGCCGCAGCTATTATGACCTTAACTAAAACCGGGTCTACAGCGCGTAACGTCTCTAAATTTCGACCCCAAACCCAGATTTTAGCCATTACGCCCCATGTGGAAGTCGCTCGACAGTTAAGTTTAGTCTGGGGGGTGAAACCGCTATTAGTGTTAGATTTACCTTCGGCTGACCAAACCTTCCAAGCGGCGGTGACGGTAGCTAGAGAAAAAAACCTGCTGGCGGATGGGGATTTAGTCGTGACAACGGCCGGAACCTTACAAGGGGTAGCGGGTTCTACGGATTTAATTAAGGTGGAAGTGGTGACGGCTGCTTTAGGCAAAGGTACAGCCGTTGGTCAAGGTTGTGTAACGGGACGAGCGCGGGTTGCCCGCAGTGCCGGAGAATTGAGCGATTTTAATGTGGGAGACATTTTAGTCACTCCCCAAACCAGTGCTGATTTTGTGGATGCGATGCGAAAGGCGGTGGGTGTGGTGACTGAAGCGGATAGTTTAACCAGCCATGCGGCGATCATTGGTTTACGGTTAGGGGTTCCTGTAATTGTGGGAGTAAAGAATGCTACTCGCATGATTCGAGATGGGGTGATTTTGACGTTAGACATGGAGCGCGGTATTGTGTATTCAGGTGCTACCAGTGGTTCCCTACCGGATAACACTTTGTAA
- the tumE gene encoding toxin TumE: MLPNILSDYLAQIEQAILYSSNVYVERYEEEILTPKRANLRIRLRFNQTHLLEINEAIIVADNQLDFLDYRYHFQDENNCLIFRYDSTPHFPNLPNFPHHKHLPNDVIASEKPEIPQVLKEATQILASN, from the coding sequence ATGCTGCCTAATATTTTATCGGATTACCTAGCTCAAATTGAACAAGCTATTCTATACAGTAGCAATGTTTATGTTGAGCGTTATGAAGAAGAAATTTTAACTCCAAAACGAGCTAATCTAAGAATTAGATTGCGTTTCAATCAGACTCACCTACTAGAAATTAATGAAGCAATCATCGTTGCAGATAATCAATTAGACTTTCTCGATTACCGTTACCATTTTCAAGATGAAAATAATTGCCTAATTTTTCGCTATGACAGTACGCCTCATTTTCCCAATCTCCCAAACTTTCCCCATCATAAGCACTTGCCAAATGATGTGATTGCTTCTGAAAAGCCTGAAATCCCTCAAGTGTTAAAAGAAGCAACTCAGATATTAGCATCAAATTGA
- a CDS encoding serine O-acetyltransferase, producing MNTAQKIEIQRTTTQTQQLGLWEQIQEDWIAHDRDWTKPGFQAVVVQRFGVWRMQIKSLMFRAPLSFLYRMLYRKIRNTYGIELPYSVELGRRVIVEHQHGIVIHGNSVIGDDCIIRQGVTLGNRYLDQPFHAPKLGKRVNIGAGAKILGNVTIGDDVCIGANAVVLSDIPSGETVVGIPAQIIRSKPSQNLHLS from the coding sequence ATGAATACAGCACAAAAAATTGAGATACAACGGACAACAACCCAAACCCAGCAGTTAGGACTTTGGGAACAAATTCAGGAAGATTGGATTGCTCATGACCGAGATTGGACGAAACCCGGATTTCAAGCGGTGGTAGTTCAACGCTTTGGGGTATGGAGAATGCAGATTAAATCGTTGATGTTTCGTGCCCCTTTGAGCTTTCTTTATCGAATGTTATATCGAAAAATTCGTAATACCTATGGGATTGAATTACCCTATAGTGTTGAACTGGGTCGTCGTGTAATTGTAGAACACCAACATGGGATTGTAATTCATGGAAATAGTGTGATTGGGGATGATTGTATTATTCGCCAAGGAGTGACTTTAGGAAATCGTTATTTAGATCAACCTTTCCATGCTCCTAAATTAGGAAAACGGGTTAATATTGGTGCAGGGGCGAAAATTTTGGGAAATGTGACCATTGGCGATGATGTTTGCATTGGTGCGAATGCGGTTGTACTTTCCGATATTCCATCCGGTGAAACTGTCGTTGGAATTCCGGCTCAAATTATCCGTTCAAAGCCTTCTCAAAACCTACATTTAAGCTGA
- the lepB gene encoding signal peptidase I — protein sequence MKSEEKTASQTSKTENNKEKSNWDKIKENILILAIALGLSLLIRTFIAEPRFIPSDSMFPTLEIGDRLVIEKVSYYLDSPQFGDIIVFNPPSQLQEIGYAADQAFIKRIIGKPGEIVEVKNGRVYINNQPLFERYIAEEPHYELPPVKVPENSYFVMGDNRNDSNDSHVWGFLPQENIIGRAVFRFWPIERFGGV from the coding sequence ATGAAATCTGAAGAAAAAACCGCAAGTCAAACTTCAAAAACCGAAAATAACAAAGAAAAAAGTAATTGGGATAAAATTAAAGAGAATATTCTAATTTTAGCGATCGCATTAGGATTATCCCTATTAATTAGAACGTTTATTGCTGAACCTCGGTTTATTCCTTCAGATTCCATGTTTCCGACTTTAGAAATTGGCGATCGCTTAGTGATTGAAAAAGTCTCCTATTATTTAGATTCTCCTCAATTTGGCGATATTATTGTGTTTAATCCCCCCTCTCAATTACAAGAGATTGGTTATGCAGCCGATCAAGCTTTTATTAAACGGATTATTGGTAAACCGGGTGAAATTGTAGAAGTTAAAAATGGTCGAGTTTATATTAATAATCAGCCTCTATTTGAACGGTATATTGCGGAAGAACCCCATTATGAATTACCTCCGGTGAAAGTTCCAGAAAATTCCTATTTTGTCATGGGAGATAATCGCAACGATAGTAATGATTCCCATGTTTGGGGTTTTCTTCCCCAAGAAAATATTATTGGTCGTGCTGTATTCCGGTTTTGGCCCATTGAACGATTTGGTGGGGTTTAG